In one Stegostoma tigrinum isolate sSteTig4 chromosome 28, sSteTig4.hap1, whole genome shotgun sequence genomic region, the following are encoded:
- the LOC125466641 gene encoding tumor necrosis factor receptor superfamily member 1B-like isoform X3: MKREVMCTNNADTMCKPCGLNQYTAYWNMLKKCMSCQAPCKEDQDMVQDCTSSTKRICQCKQGLHCIDSAKDTCNQCRKNTECKEGQGVVKQGTKDTDVKCAPCPPGTFSNKVSSTKPCQPHIDCTMLRRKILQNGTSTRDAVCSDELLPLPPALSWTPSALQTSSLTPTPQQLTYLTEVQPVSITSWTPVSTTPNRKPSTEELLPGQWAVVICVSSVIMIFVIIVMLACVLRRRAGRKPDLWNQNPNIPMKKTDPGEMVFLIGVNESDLEAAKAQIGSIEQKEYQIESVPGTEHSCSLSRSSSGSGSGGVRRKPGIGYSSKEEECTQTHHALAHFNNCSHIDSQEDQGYISRESRPSSAGAPSPVMEFSGNPTVSVTINTGKCYVNCCHRLGAGSSGPVSAEEDCPAPAEEEGTEVDEGFPIQEEHKDSESENWKVAGVPVEAESEDCWQTCSSVQQLEDVKELQLPIQDTSGNMY; the protein is encoded by the exons ATGAAGAGGGAAGTGATGTGCACCAACAACGCAGACACTATGTGTAAACCCTGTGGCCTGAACCAGTACACTGCCTACTGGAACATGCTGAAGAAATGCATGTCCTGTCAAGCCCCCTGCAAAGAAG ACCAGGACATGGTTCAGGACTGCACTTCATCCACCAAGAGAATCTGTCAATGCAAACAGGGCCTGCATTGCATCGATTCTGCAAAGGATACATGTAACCAGTGCCGGAAAAACACCGAATGCAAGGAGGGTCAGGGTGTTGTTAAACAAG GAACAAAAGATACTGATGTAAAATGTGCGCCATGCCCTCCTGGAACATTCTCCAATAAGGTCTCTTCCACAAAGCCGTGCCAACCACACATTGA TTGTACAATgctgaggagaaagattttacaaAACGGGACCAGCACCAGGGATGCAGTTTGCAGCGATGAATTACTACCCCTGCCCCCTGCATTGAGCTGGACGCCTTCAGCACTTCAAACTAGCTCTCTCACTCCGACACCACAACAG CTCACGTATTTGACTGAAGTTCAACCAGTAAGTATCACCAGTTGGACTCCGGTTAGCACGACACCCAACAGGAAACCATCCACTGAAGAACTCCTACCTGGCCAATGGGCAGTGG tgatctgtgtttcTTCTGTCATTATGATCTTTGTCATAATAGTGATGCTGGCCTGTGTCCTTCGCAGAAGAGCAG GGAGGAAGCCTGATCTCTGGAATCAGAATCCAAATATA CCCATGAAGAAGACTGACCCAGGCGAGATGGTTTTTTTAATTGGTGTAAATGAGAGTGACCTGGAAGCAGCGAAAGCGCAGATTGGTTCAATTGAGCAGAAGGAATATCAAATAGAATCTGTGCCTGGGACAGAGCATTCCTGCTCGCTGTCCAGATCCAGCAGCGGCAGTGGCTCAGGGGGTGTCCGAAGGAAACCAGGCATAGGATACAGCTCAAAGGAGGAGGAGTGCACTCAGACCCATCATGCTCTTGCCCATTTCAACAACTGTTCACACATCGATTCCCAGGAAGATCAGGGATACATTAGCAGAGAATCCCGGCCCAGTTCAG CAGGAGCTCCGTCCCCCGTGATGGAATTCAGTGGAAACCCAACGGTGAGCGTTACAATAAACACCGGCAAATGTTACGTCAACTGCTGTCACCGCCTGGGAGCTGGGAGCTCTGGGCCAGTCTCTGCTGAGGAGGATTGTCCGGCTCCAGCCGAGGAGGAAGGAACTGAAGTGGATGAAGGgtttccaatccaggaggaacACAAGGACTCTGAGTCGGAGAATTGGAAAGTGGCTGGTGTTCCAGTGGAAGCTGAGAGCGAAGATTGCTGGCAAACGTGCAGCTCAGTGCAGCAGCTGGAGGATGTGAAGGAGTTGCAGCTTCCAATCCAGGATACTTCTGGGAACATGTACTGA
- the LOC125466641 gene encoding tumor necrosis factor receptor superfamily member 1B-like isoform X2 has product MNSKPILWLFLSLSCAALIRIGTGTLKVYLPYRSESSSCQNTVSEYFDRTISMCCSKCPPGMKREVMCTNNADTMCKPCGLNQYTAYWNMLKKCMSCQAPCKEDQDMVQDCTSSTKRICQCKQGLHCIDSAKDTCNQCRKNTECKEGQGVVKQGTKDTDVKCAPCPPGTFSNKVSSTKPCQPHIDCTMLRRKILQNGTSTRDAVCSDELLPLPPALSWTPSALQTSSLTPTPQQLTYLTEVQPVSITSWTPVSTTPNRKPSTEELLPGQWAVVICVSSVIMIFVIIVMLACVLRRRAGRKPDLWNQNPNIPMKKTDPGEMVFLIGVNESDLEAAKAQIGSIEQKEYQIESVPGTEHSCSLSRSSSGSGSGGVRRKPGIGYSSKEEECTQTHHALAHFNNCSHIDSQEDQGYISRESRPSSGAPSPVMEFSGNPTVSVTINTGKCYVNCCHRLGAGSSGPVSAEEDCPAPAEEEGTEVDEGFPIQEEHKDSESENWKVAGVPVEAESEDCWQTCSSVQQLEDVKELQLPIQDTSGNMY; this is encoded by the exons GTTTACCTACCATATAGAAGCGAATCATCAAGCTGTCAGAATACAGTCTCAGAATACTTCGACAGAACAATATCGATGTGCTGCAGCAAATGTCCTCCAG GTATGAAGAGGGAAGTGATGTGCACCAACAACGCAGACACTATGTGTAAACCCTGTGGCCTGAACCAGTACACTGCCTACTGGAACATGCTGAAGAAATGCATGTCCTGTCAAGCCCCCTGCAAAGAAG ACCAGGACATGGTTCAGGACTGCACTTCATCCACCAAGAGAATCTGTCAATGCAAACAGGGCCTGCATTGCATCGATTCTGCAAAGGATACATGTAACCAGTGCCGGAAAAACACCGAATGCAAGGAGGGTCAGGGTGTTGTTAAACAAG GAACAAAAGATACTGATGTAAAATGTGCGCCATGCCCTCCTGGAACATTCTCCAATAAGGTCTCTTCCACAAAGCCGTGCCAACCACACATTGA TTGTACAATgctgaggagaaagattttacaaAACGGGACCAGCACCAGGGATGCAGTTTGCAGCGATGAATTACTACCCCTGCCCCCTGCATTGAGCTGGACGCCTTCAGCACTTCAAACTAGCTCTCTCACTCCGACACCACAACAG CTCACGTATTTGACTGAAGTTCAACCAGTAAGTATCACCAGTTGGACTCCGGTTAGCACGACACCCAACAGGAAACCATCCACTGAAGAACTCCTACCTGGCCAATGGGCAGTGG tgatctgtgtttcTTCTGTCATTATGATCTTTGTCATAATAGTGATGCTGGCCTGTGTCCTTCGCAGAAGAGCAG GGAGGAAGCCTGATCTCTGGAATCAGAATCCAAATATA CCCATGAAGAAGACTGACCCAGGCGAGATGGTTTTTTTAATTGGTGTAAATGAGAGTGACCTGGAAGCAGCGAAAGCGCAGATTGGTTCAATTGAGCAGAAGGAATATCAAATAGAATCTGTGCCTGGGACAGAGCATTCCTGCTCGCTGTCCAGATCCAGCAGCGGCAGTGGCTCAGGGGGTGTCCGAAGGAAACCAGGCATAGGATACAGCTCAAAGGAGGAGGAGTGCACTCAGACCCATCATGCTCTTGCCCATTTCAACAACTGTTCACACATCGATTCCCAGGAAGATCAGGGATACATTAGCAGAGAATCCCGGCCCAGTTCAG GAGCTCCGTCCCCCGTGATGGAATTCAGTGGAAACCCAACGGTGAGCGTTACAATAAACACCGGCAAATGTTACGTCAACTGCTGTCACCGCCTGGGAGCTGGGAGCTCTGGGCCAGTCTCTGCTGAGGAGGATTGTCCGGCTCCAGCCGAGGAGGAAGGAACTGAAGTGGATGAAGGgtttccaatccaggaggaacACAAGGACTCTGAGTCGGAGAATTGGAAAGTGGCTGGTGTTCCAGTGGAAGCTGAGAGCGAAGATTGCTGGCAAACGTGCAGCTCAGTGCAGCAGCTGGAGGATGTGAAGGAGTTGCAGCTTCCAATCCAGGATACTTCTGGGAACATGTACTGA
- the LOC125466641 gene encoding tumor necrosis factor receptor superfamily member 1B-like isoform X1, whose translation MNSKPILWLFLSLSCAALIRIGTGTLKVYLPYRSESSSCQNTVSEYFDRTISMCCSKCPPGMKREVMCTNNADTMCKPCGLNQYTAYWNMLKKCMSCQAPCKEDQDMVQDCTSSTKRICQCKQGLHCIDSAKDTCNQCRKNTECKEGQGVVKQGTKDTDVKCAPCPPGTFSNKVSSTKPCQPHIDCTMLRRKILQNGTSTRDAVCSDELLPLPPALSWTPSALQTSSLTPTPQQLTYLTEVQPVSITSWTPVSTTPNRKPSTEELLPGQWAVVICVSSVIMIFVIIVMLACVLRRRAGRKPDLWNQNPNIPMKKTDPGEMVFLIGVNESDLEAAKAQIGSIEQKEYQIESVPGTEHSCSLSRSSSGSGSGGVRRKPGIGYSSKEEECTQTHHALAHFNNCSHIDSQEDQGYISRESRPSSAGAPSPVMEFSGNPTVSVTINTGKCYVNCCHRLGAGSSGPVSAEEDCPAPAEEEGTEVDEGFPIQEEHKDSESENWKVAGVPVEAESEDCWQTCSSVQQLEDVKELQLPIQDTSGNMY comes from the exons GTTTACCTACCATATAGAAGCGAATCATCAAGCTGTCAGAATACAGTCTCAGAATACTTCGACAGAACAATATCGATGTGCTGCAGCAAATGTCCTCCAG GTATGAAGAGGGAAGTGATGTGCACCAACAACGCAGACACTATGTGTAAACCCTGTGGCCTGAACCAGTACACTGCCTACTGGAACATGCTGAAGAAATGCATGTCCTGTCAAGCCCCCTGCAAAGAAG ACCAGGACATGGTTCAGGACTGCACTTCATCCACCAAGAGAATCTGTCAATGCAAACAGGGCCTGCATTGCATCGATTCTGCAAAGGATACATGTAACCAGTGCCGGAAAAACACCGAATGCAAGGAGGGTCAGGGTGTTGTTAAACAAG GAACAAAAGATACTGATGTAAAATGTGCGCCATGCCCTCCTGGAACATTCTCCAATAAGGTCTCTTCCACAAAGCCGTGCCAACCACACATTGA TTGTACAATgctgaggagaaagattttacaaAACGGGACCAGCACCAGGGATGCAGTTTGCAGCGATGAATTACTACCCCTGCCCCCTGCATTGAGCTGGACGCCTTCAGCACTTCAAACTAGCTCTCTCACTCCGACACCACAACAG CTCACGTATTTGACTGAAGTTCAACCAGTAAGTATCACCAGTTGGACTCCGGTTAGCACGACACCCAACAGGAAACCATCCACTGAAGAACTCCTACCTGGCCAATGGGCAGTGG tgatctgtgtttcTTCTGTCATTATGATCTTTGTCATAATAGTGATGCTGGCCTGTGTCCTTCGCAGAAGAGCAG GGAGGAAGCCTGATCTCTGGAATCAGAATCCAAATATA CCCATGAAGAAGACTGACCCAGGCGAGATGGTTTTTTTAATTGGTGTAAATGAGAGTGACCTGGAAGCAGCGAAAGCGCAGATTGGTTCAATTGAGCAGAAGGAATATCAAATAGAATCTGTGCCTGGGACAGAGCATTCCTGCTCGCTGTCCAGATCCAGCAGCGGCAGTGGCTCAGGGGGTGTCCGAAGGAAACCAGGCATAGGATACAGCTCAAAGGAGGAGGAGTGCACTCAGACCCATCATGCTCTTGCCCATTTCAACAACTGTTCACACATCGATTCCCAGGAAGATCAGGGATACATTAGCAGAGAATCCCGGCCCAGTTCAG CAGGAGCTCCGTCCCCCGTGATGGAATTCAGTGGAAACCCAACGGTGAGCGTTACAATAAACACCGGCAAATGTTACGTCAACTGCTGTCACCGCCTGGGAGCTGGGAGCTCTGGGCCAGTCTCTGCTGAGGAGGATTGTCCGGCTCCAGCCGAGGAGGAAGGAACTGAAGTGGATGAAGGgtttccaatccaggaggaacACAAGGACTCTGAGTCGGAGAATTGGAAAGTGGCTGGTGTTCCAGTGGAAGCTGAGAGCGAAGATTGCTGGCAAACGTGCAGCTCAGTGCAGCAGCTGGAGGATGTGAAGGAGTTGCAGCTTCCAATCCAGGATACTTCTGGGAACATGTACTGA